In one Bacteroides intestinalis DSM 17393 genomic region, the following are encoded:
- a CDS encoding SusC/RagA family TonB-linked outer membrane protein, producing the protein MMKNVVKKNQKIPFLFMLMLLACMSASAQFQVKGTVVSANDSEPMIGVTILENGTHNGCITDLNGNYSISVESSNATLEVSFIGYKSQTVKVSGRNVINFRLEEDTEVLDEVVVVGYGVQRKSDLTGSVASVKADELKGLSTTDAAAALQGKASGVQILNGSGKPGQGASIRVRGYSSNSNNIGPLLIVDGLQVSSIQYLDPSMIESMEVLKDAASAAIYGAEAGNGVVLITTKSGKKGRSSITYSGKWTNQSLGDVPSLLNATQFKDWMTMQLGAESVNAALADAQTQYGWDPNTNTDWLKAYFEDTWAQQHTLTLEGGNDRGSYFLSVNHVNQDGIVKGSKDKYERLTAQINADYMIKDWLKVGTNTSIEKWSTRGISEQGYGSSFEMLLLIDPLTPLYWTKPEQMLGEYRDYYNKIQAGDSNYTLFGDENGYYATSYFNQRLAGGNPFSQRDRSESRNSGVNVNGTAYMNVTPVKQVTFTSRLGYRISFNNESDYQYPYYLNGQTKGDNYIISGASRNSTWYQWENFANYNDIFAGKHAVGAMAGMSYRQSDSNFVSANASGLDILKAYSSNFIYLDCVNANEGTTKNIGGIKGTTRALSYFGRVTYSYDNRYSVQANFRADAFDSSKLSKDNRWGKFFSASAGWTFSNESFFKDNVNPSIMSYGKLRASWGQNGNVNVLSNYAYTAGISTNSQFYNYGSTSAVTFGSMPNGIANPNLTWETSEQIDLGADFRFLNDRLSVGLDYYKKNTKDLLVSAPTMPESGVSSMTMNAGKVENSGFEVELSWKDHIGDFKYGISANMATLHNEVTYLDPSIERISGATVEGASPEVVRCYFEQGEPIWYMRGFKYAGRAADGTAQYYTKDGELTNDPQAYDMTNIGSGLPTLTYGITLNAEYKGFDFTLFGTGAAGNDVYYGLYRSGYNNLSEGIYKDFKSGKLPDAASVTGSGTFWRSSAMVYDGSFFKIKQIQLGYTLPKRITNKVFIDNARFYVSLDDFFTFTKYPGLDPETCTNEYNCPGLDKGAYPIMKKMVFGVSVTF; encoded by the coding sequence ATGATGAAAAATGTAGTCAAAAAAAATCAGAAGATTCCTTTTCTGTTTATGCTTATGCTTTTGGCATGTATGTCAGCATCGGCGCAATTTCAAGTCAAGGGTACTGTTGTCTCGGCCAATGATTCTGAGCCGATGATTGGGGTGACTATTCTGGAGAATGGAACCCACAACGGTTGTATTACCGACCTCAATGGTAATTATTCTATATCAGTTGAAAGTAGTAATGCTACCCTTGAAGTATCTTTTATAGGGTACAAGTCACAGACTGTAAAAGTGAGTGGTCGTAACGTAATCAACTTCCGTCTGGAAGAAGACACCGAAGTACTTGACGAAGTAGTGGTTGTAGGTTATGGCGTGCAACGCAAGAGTGACCTTACCGGTTCGGTAGCTTCAGTAAAGGCCGATGAGCTGAAAGGTTTGTCTACCACCGATGCTGCCGCTGCTTTGCAAGGTAAGGCATCGGGTGTACAAATTCTGAATGGTTCCGGTAAACCGGGTCAAGGCGCATCAATCCGCGTTCGTGGTTATTCTTCAAACTCAAACAACATCGGTCCTTTGTTGATTGTTGATGGTTTGCAAGTCAGCTCTATCCAATACCTCGATCCTTCTATGATTGAATCAATGGAAGTATTGAAGGATGCTGCTTCGGCTGCTATCTATGGCGCTGAAGCCGGTAACGGTGTTGTTCTTATCACTACTAAATCGGGTAAAAAAGGACGAAGTTCTATTACTTATAGCGGCAAGTGGACTAACCAATCACTCGGTGACGTACCCAGTCTTCTTAACGCTACTCAATTCAAGGACTGGATGACTATGCAGCTTGGCGCTGAATCTGTGAATGCCGCTTTGGCTGATGCTCAAACGCAATACGGATGGGATCCTAATACCAATACAGACTGGTTGAAGGCTTATTTCGAAGATACTTGGGCTCAACAACACACCCTTACTTTAGAAGGTGGCAACGACCGCGGTTCATATTTCTTAAGTGTGAACCATGTGAACCAAGACGGTATCGTTAAGGGTAGCAAAGATAAGTACGAACGTCTTACTGCTCAAATCAATGCCGATTATATGATTAAGGATTGGTTGAAAGTAGGTACCAACACCTCTATTGAGAAATGGAGTACTCGTGGTATATCCGAACAAGGTTATGGTTCTTCCTTCGAGATGCTTCTTTTGATTGACCCGCTGACTCCGCTCTACTGGACAAAACCGGAACAAATGTTGGGTGAATATCGTGACTACTACAATAAAATTCAAGCAGGTGATTCTAACTACACTCTCTTTGGTGATGAAAACGGCTATTATGCTACTTCCTACTTCAACCAACGTCTTGCCGGTGGCAACCCCTTCTCGCAACGCGACCGTTCAGAATCACGCAACAGTGGCGTAAACGTTAATGGTACCGCTTACATGAACGTTACTCCTGTCAAGCAAGTGACTTTCACTTCTCGTTTGGGTTATCGTATCTCCTTCAACAACGAATCTGACTATCAATACCCCTACTACCTCAATGGTCAAACCAAAGGTGACAACTACATTATCTCTGGCGCTAGTAGAAACTCTACTTGGTATCAATGGGAAAACTTCGCCAACTATAACGATATCTTCGCCGGCAAACACGCTGTAGGTGCCATGGCCGGTATGTCATATCGCCAAAGCGATTCAAATTTTGTCAGCGCCAATGCTTCCGGTTTGGACATCCTTAAAGCTTATTCTTCTAACTTCATCTACCTCGATTGTGTAAATGCTAATGAAGGAACAACGAAGAACATCGGCGGCATAAAGGGCACTACTCGAGCACTCTCTTACTTCGGCCGTGTAACTTATAGCTACGACAACCGCTATAGCGTTCAGGCTAACTTCCGTGCCGATGCATTCGACTCTTCTAAACTTTCGAAAGACAACCGTTGGGGTAAGTTCTTCTCTGCATCTGCAGGCTGGACATTCTCAAACGAAAGCTTCTTCAAAGATAACGTCAATCCAAGCATCATGTCATACGGTAAGCTCCGTGCATCTTGGGGACAGAATGGTAACGTAAACGTATTGAGTAACTATGCATATACAGCCGGTATTAGTACGAATTCACAATTCTATAACTATGGTTCAACAAGTGCCGTTACTTTTGGTTCAATGCCTAACGGTATTGCCAACCCTAACCTGACTTGGGAAACTTCAGAACAAATCGACTTGGGTGCTGACTTCCGTTTCTTAAACGACAGATTGAGCGTTGGTCTCGACTATTACAAGAAGAATACCAAGGACTTGCTTGTAAGTGCTCCCACTATGCCTGAATCAGGTGTTTCTTCTATGACAATGAACGCCGGTAAAGTTGAAAACAGCGGTTTCGAAGTAGAACTTAGCTGGAAAGACCATATCGGTGACTTCAAATATGGCATATCTGCTAACATGGCCACACTTCACAATGAAGTGACTTACCTCGATCCATCTATCGAACGTATTTCCGGCGCAACTGTTGAAGGTGCATCTCCCGAAGTTGTTCGTTGCTACTTCGAGCAAGGCGAACCCATATGGTACATGCGCGGTTTTAAGTATGCGGGCCGTGCTGCTGACGGTACTGCACAATACTACACCAAAGATGGCGAATTGACCAACGACCCACAAGCTTATGACATGACCAACATCGGTTCCGGTCTTCCTACTTTGACTTACGGTATTACCTTGAATGCTGAATACAAGGGGTTCGACTTCACTTTGTTCGGTACCGGTGCTGCCGGTAACGATGTCTACTACGGTCTCTATCGTTCAGGCTACAACAACTTATCAGAAGGTATTTATAAAGACTTCAAGTCTGGCAAACTTCCTGACGCAGCTTCTGTAACAGGTAGCGGTACATTCTGGCGTTCATCTGCCATGGTTTACGATGGCTCGTTCTTCAAGATTAAGCAAATTCAACTTGGTTACACATTGCCTAAGAGGATCACCAATAAAGTATTCATCGACAACGCACGTTTTTACGTATCATTGGACGACTTCTTCACATTCACCAAGTATCCGGGTCTTGACCCTGAAACCTGTACAAATGAATACAACTGTCCGGGTCTCGACAAGGGTGCATATCCTATCATGAAAAAGATGGTATTTGGCGTAAGTGTTACATTCTAA
- a CDS encoding sialate O-acetylesterase, with the protein MKSIKLIMALLAGLLLTSLTVSAQDANFYIYLCLGQSNMEGNARYEAQDTLVSPRFQVLSAVDNKELGRVKGKWYPARAPLCRQRTGLTPVDYFGRTMIENLPENVRVGVVHVAVGGCKIELFQKDKRGEYIKTAPQWMLGMLKEYDNDPYARLVEMAKIAQKDGVIKGILLHQGESNTGEEEWPAKVKDVYDNLLADLNLKAEEVPLLAGEVVNADHGGTCAAMNPIIATLPQVIKNCAVVSSKGLSCAADHLHFDAAGYRVLGRRYAAAMLKIMGKELPTTEEVIKNTVEASSNMHGCDFPRLDKENRAYFRIFSPDVKRLQVDICGKKYDMDKDEQGWWTVKTDPLVVGFHYYFLLVDGFSVIDPMSCTYFGCSRMASGIEVPEGKEGDYYRPQNVPHGQVRTCTYYAESQQRFRRCVVYTPAEYEKNTKKRYPVLYLQHGMGEDETGWSTQGYMYNILDNQIAEGKCVPMIVVMESGDVEVGFRPRPGKNVNDERNLYGSSFATLMINDLIPMVDKTFRTYTDREHRAMAGLSWGGKQTFDITLTNLDKFSYIGSFSGAIFGLDVKNAFNGVFADADIFNKKVHYLFLGCGTEENMGTAQLIEALQGMNIRVASYKSQGTAHEWLTWRRCLNEFLPNLFKK; encoded by the coding sequence ATGAAAAGTATAAAACTTATTATGGCTTTGTTGGCAGGTCTGCTTCTTACAAGCCTGACTGTATCTGCACAAGATGCAAACTTTTATATCTATCTGTGTCTGGGACAATCGAACATGGAAGGGAATGCCCGCTATGAGGCTCAGGACACATTGGTAAGTCCGCGTTTCCAAGTGTTGTCAGCTGTAGACAATAAAGAATTGGGCAGGGTAAAGGGTAAATGGTATCCGGCACGTGCTCCGCTGTGTCGTCAGCGTACGGGGTTGACTCCCGTAGACTACTTTGGGCGGACAATGATAGAGAACCTTCCGGAAAATGTACGTGTGGGTGTGGTGCATGTAGCAGTGGGCGGCTGCAAGATAGAACTTTTCCAGAAAGACAAGCGCGGGGAATATATCAAGACAGCTCCGCAATGGATGTTGGGTATGCTCAAGGAGTATGACAACGATCCTTATGCCCGCTTAGTGGAGATGGCTAAAATAGCACAGAAAGATGGCGTGATAAAAGGTATCTTATTGCACCAGGGTGAATCGAACACGGGAGAAGAGGAATGGCCTGCAAAAGTAAAGGATGTATATGACAACTTGCTGGCTGATTTAAATTTGAAAGCTGAAGAAGTTCCTTTACTGGCCGGTGAGGTAGTGAATGCCGACCACGGGGGTACTTGTGCCGCCATGAATCCGATCATAGCAACCTTGCCGCAGGTGATAAAGAACTGTGCCGTTGTTTCGTCAAAAGGCTTGAGCTGTGCTGCCGACCATCTGCACTTTGATGCTGCCGGTTATCGCGTTTTGGGCCGCCGCTATGCTGCCGCCATGCTGAAGATAATGGGTAAGGAACTTCCCACCACAGAGGAAGTAATAAAGAATACGGTGGAAGCCTCATCGAATATGCACGGTTGCGATTTTCCACGTCTGGATAAGGAGAACCGTGCCTATTTCCGCATCTTTTCACCCGACGTAAAACGCTTGCAGGTGGATATTTGCGGCAAGAAGTATGATATGGATAAAGATGAACAGGGTTGGTGGACAGTGAAGACTGACCCGTTGGTAGTTGGTTTCCACTATTACTTCTTGTTGGTGGACGGTTTCTCGGTTATCGACCCCATGAGTTGTACTTACTTTGGCTGTAGCCGTATGGCAAGTGGGATAGAAGTGCCTGAGGGTAAAGAAGGCGATTATTACCGCCCACAGAATGTGCCCCACGGACAGGTGCGCACCTGTACTTACTATGCTGAAAGCCAGCAGCGTTTCCGTCGTTGCGTGGTCTATACTCCCGCCGAATATGAAAAAAATACAAAGAAACGCTATCCGGTGCTTTATCTGCAACACGGCATGGGCGAGGATGAAACCGGATGGAGCACACAGGGCTACATGTACAACATTCTCGATAACCAGATTGCCGAAGGTAAATGTGTGCCCATGATTGTGGTGATGGAAAGTGGCGATGTAGAAGTGGGATTCCGCCCGCGTCCCGGAAAGAATGTGAATGATGAACGTAACCTGTATGGTTCTTCTTTTGCCACTCTGATGATAAATGACCTTATCCCGATGGTGGACAAAACATTCCGTACTTATACTGACCGCGAACACCGTGCTATGGCGGGGCTGTCATGGGGTGGCAAGCAAACTTTCGACATTACTTTGACCAATCTTGATAAATTTTCGTATATTGGCAGTTTCAGTGGAGCTATCTTCGGACTGGATGTAAAGAATGCCTTCAATGGAGTGTTTGCTGATGCCGATATTTTCAACAAGAAAGTACATTACTTGTTCCTGGGCTGCGGAACGGAAGAAAATATGGGAACCGCACAACTTATTGAGGCTCTGCAAGGCATGAATATCCGTGTAGCTTCATATAAATCGCAGGGAACAGCCCACGAATGGCTTACCTGGCGCAGATGTCTGAATGAATTTTTACCGAATTTATTTAAGAAGTAA
- a CDS encoding alpha/beta hydrolase has translation MKLVFGFVCALFYSFMSFGQITQWTDINYANDSLEGHKLDIYLPDGGQTEYKVVVLIYGSAWFANNMKQMAFQAMGKPLLDGGFAVVSINHRSSGDAKFPAQINDVKAAVRFIRAHADEYRLDTSFIGITGFSSGGHLSSLAGTTNGVKVYKVGDTEMDIEGNVGDCTSFSSRVDAVVDWFGPIDMTRMENCATTKGADSPEAALIGGTPAEHMDVLTLLNPMTYIDEKDPKFLVIHGDADTVVPHCQSVFFKDTLSAKGRLEEFITVPQGQHGPITFNEQTFKKMTEFFRKQAAMDLCPANITLVPHIRPGSKKNPPQKQFYTLY, from the coding sequence ATGAAACTTGTTTTTGGATTTGTGTGTGCGTTGTTCTATTCATTCATGTCTTTCGGACAGATTACGCAATGGACTGATATCAACTATGCTAATGACAGTCTGGAGGGACATAAACTCGATATTTATCTGCCCGATGGAGGACAGACTGAATATAAAGTGGTGGTCTTGATCTACGGTAGCGCCTGGTTTGCCAATAATATGAAGCAGATGGCTTTCCAGGCGATGGGGAAACCGTTGCTCGACGGGGGATTTGCGGTGGTTTCCATCAACCATCGTTCCAGTGGCGATGCGAAGTTTCCGGCGCAGATCAATGATGTGAAGGCAGCTGTGCGCTTTATCCGTGCCCATGCTGATGAATACCGGCTCGATACATCCTTTATCGGTATCACCGGATTTTCATCGGGCGGCCATTTGTCTTCACTGGCCGGCACTACCAATGGAGTCAAAGTATATAAGGTGGGTGATACGGAGATGGACATCGAAGGAAATGTGGGAGATTGCACTTCCTTTAGCAGCCGGGTGGATGCAGTGGTGGATTGGTTCGGACCGATAGACATGACGCGCATGGAAAACTGTGCTACGACCAAAGGGGCAGATTCACCTGAGGCGGCCTTGATAGGAGGGACACCGGCTGAACACATGGATGTGCTGACCCTTTTGAATCCGATGACTTATATCGACGAAAAGGATCCGAAGTTTTTGGTGATTCATGGGGATGCCGATACCGTTGTTCCTCATTGCCAGAGTGTCTTCTTTAAAGATACTTTAAGTGCAAAAGGACGATTGGAAGAGTTTATTACCGTACCCCAGGGACAGCACGGTCCTATAACTTTCAATGAGCAGACTTTTAAAAAGATGACTGAGTTTTTCAGGAAGCAGGCTGCCATGGATTTGTGTCCTGCAAATATAACACTTGTGCCACATATACGCCCTGGCAGCAAGAAAAATCCTCCTCAAAAACAGTTTTATACCCTTTATTAA
- a CDS encoding RagB/SusD family nutrient uptake outer membrane protein, giving the protein MKKIFLSIALLSSMMFTACEDMLDVEQKATSSTANFYKTDADAESALTAMYATYIGEIGATEGIWNAYIMGLNYSADDVFAAGGNIDDHADFRRLNEFRYDPSYAPISTLYNHIYKAIYSANLIIHYFGETADTPVKKQAVAEAKVMRAWAHMLAAQVYYQPPLIDHLITDEKPVNAESQKAIFDWCVKECEEALSDLPERKGKNDQEGAWVVTQGFARFVAGKSALFAGDNAKVISVMKPLVESQNYDLVPGERFRDLFHVEGDGCEEKIFEFNYVTNTAAAGGTDSWRGGNNRGRWMVANVLNWRGDDIKGGGTSPLICSAGGWGGGSINHEFAHKMLANDGDSYRRKATFLTSDEFFYDEKLCGWKSDATCTTRADKEFDENRGITNTYGSFSRSDVMEVKMMMHPNDADLSVGDNCNNTNLCIARLGEAYLIYAEACLSSQPDEAKKYINKIQQRAGSATVSATVDLEVLQNEKQYELWFEGCRWFDIVRWGIAKQCYDKVLDNVPYQTDEYWTSGGSRPHKLVYDIRHPYAEANITLKFVEGKNEYWPLPQNIIEINDQIHQVRGWAN; this is encoded by the coding sequence ATGAAAAAAATATTTTTATCAATCGCTTTGCTTTCAAGTATGATGTTTACTGCGTGTGAAGACATGCTTGATGTGGAACAGAAAGCAACCAGCAGTACAGCTAACTTCTACAAGACTGATGCGGATGCCGAATCCGCGTTGACAGCCATGTATGCTACTTATATCGGAGAAATCGGTGCTACTGAAGGTATCTGGAATGCATATATCATGGGTCTTAACTACTCTGCCGACGACGTGTTTGCAGCCGGTGGTAACATTGACGACCATGCAGATTTCCGTAGACTTAATGAGTTCCGTTATGATCCCAGCTATGCCCCTATCAGTACGCTTTATAATCACATCTATAAGGCAATCTATTCTGCCAACTTGATAATTCACTATTTTGGTGAAACAGCTGATACTCCTGTTAAGAAACAAGCTGTTGCCGAAGCTAAGGTGATGCGTGCATGGGCACACATGCTGGCTGCACAGGTGTATTATCAGCCCCCTTTGATTGATCACCTCATCACCGATGAAAAACCGGTGAATGCAGAGTCACAGAAGGCTATCTTTGATTGGTGCGTGAAAGAATGTGAAGAGGCTCTTTCTGACTTGCCCGAACGTAAAGGTAAGAATGATCAAGAAGGTGCTTGGGTTGTAACTCAAGGTTTCGCTCGATTCGTAGCCGGTAAGTCTGCTCTTTTTGCAGGTGACAATGCCAAGGTGATTAGCGTAATGAAACCCCTTGTAGAGTCTCAAAACTACGACCTCGTTCCGGGTGAACGTTTCCGTGACTTGTTCCACGTAGAAGGTGATGGTTGTGAAGAAAAGATTTTCGAATTCAACTATGTTACTAATACAGCGGCCGCAGGTGGTACAGACTCATGGAGAGGTGGTAATAATCGTGGCCGTTGGATGGTGGCCAACGTACTCAACTGGCGTGGTGATGATATTAAAGGTGGTGGTACGAGTCCACTTATTTGCTCAGCCGGTGGTTGGGGTGGTGGCTCTATCAATCATGAGTTTGCTCACAAAATGCTGGCAAACGATGGTGACAGCTATCGTCGTAAAGCTACTTTCTTGACTTCTGACGAATTCTTTTACGATGAAAAACTCTGCGGTTGGAAAAGCGATGCTACTTGCACTACTCGCGCAGATAAAGAATTTGACGAAAACCGTGGCATCACCAATACTTATGGTTCATTCTCTCGTAGTGACGTGATGGAAGTGAAGATGATGATGCATCCTAACGACGCTGATCTCTCTGTAGGTGACAACTGTAACAATACAAACCTCTGCATTGCCCGTTTGGGTGAAGCTTATCTGATTTATGCAGAAGCTTGTTTATCAAGTCAGCCGGATGAAGCTAAGAAGTATATCAACAAGATTCAGCAACGCGCAGGTTCAGCAACCGTATCTGCCACTGTTGACCTCGAAGTGCTTCAAAACGAAAAGCAATATGAACTTTGGTTCGAAGGCTGCCGTTGGTTCGACATCGTTCGTTGGGGTATTGCCAAGCAGTGCTACGACAAGGTGCTTGATAACGTTCCTTATCAAACTGACGAATATTGGACTTCCGGTGGCAGTAGACCTCACAAGCTTGTGTATGACATACGTCACCCATATGCCGAAGCTAACATTACACTTAAATTCGTTGAGGGCAAGAACGAATACTGGCCACTTCCACAAAATATAATCGAAATCAACGACCAAATACATCAGGTACGCGGTTGGGCAAATTAA
- a CDS encoding family 43 glycosylhydrolase — MKTKAILLGTAALMFTLTSEKAIAQIGTPYIHDPSTIMECDGKYYTFGTGGGGLISEDGWTWNGGGVRPGGGAAPDAVKIGDRYLVAYSATGGGLGGGHSGKVLTMWNKTLDPNSPDFKYTEPIEVASSAYDEDCDAIDAGLLLDPTDGRLWLSYGTYFGFIRLVELDPATGKRMEGNKEIDIAIDCEATDLIYRDGWYYLLGTHGTCCDGPNSTYNIVVGRSRKVTGPYVDNMGRKMLEGGGKMVIAAGNRQTGPGHFGLFKVADGVEKMSCHFEADFDRGGRSVLGIRPLLWKNGWPVAGEVFKEGTYEIESERRGYALELAVDFVRMEYTRHRFWEKDDTPVVPLKPQTLEDVIGTWPQGKINVRIGDYMFRPHQKWTITAVPNGGGYLGGPYYKIVIEGTNRALAATAGAEIMTVPEFTGAPEQLWRIDQLTDGTYRIMPKKVPGTDKELVLVSVGDSTPSLGIFDMNSDNSKWNFRDH, encoded by the coding sequence ATGAAAACAAAAGCTATACTTCTGGGCACGGCAGCCCTGATGTTTACATTGACATCTGAAAAAGCAATTGCACAAATCGGCACTCCATACATCCACGATCCGTCCACTATCATGGAGTGTGATGGTAAATATTATACTTTCGGCACAGGCGGAGGCGGATTGATATCTGAAGACGGCTGGACATGGAACGGCGGCGGAGTAAGACCCGGCGGAGGCGCCGCGCCCGATGCCGTGAAAATCGGCGACCGCTACCTGGTTGCTTACAGTGCCACGGGAGGAGGCCTCGGCGGAGGACACAGCGGCAAAGTATTGACCATGTGGAATAAAACCTTGGACCCCAATTCTCCTGATTTCAAATATACGGAACCCATAGAAGTGGCCTCCTCCGCGTATGATGAAGATTGCGATGCCATCGACGCCGGGCTTCTGCTCGACCCGACAGACGGACGCTTGTGGTTGTCTTACGGCACGTACTTCGGCTTTATCAGGCTTGTGGAACTCGACCCCGCAACCGGCAAACGGATGGAGGGCAACAAAGAAATAGACATCGCCATCGACTGCGAAGCAACCGACCTGATCTATCGTGACGGCTGGTATTACCTCTTAGGGACGCATGGCACCTGCTGCGATGGTCCCAACTCTACCTACAACATCGTAGTCGGCCGCTCGCGCAAAGTGACGGGGCCGTATGTCGACAATATGGGACGGAAAATGCTGGAAGGCGGCGGCAAAATGGTAATTGCCGCAGGCAACCGCCAAACCGGCCCGGGACACTTCGGGCTTTTCAAGGTGGCCGACGGAGTGGAGAAGATGTCATGCCACTTTGAAGCCGATTTCGACCGGGGTGGACGCAGTGTGCTGGGCATACGCCCGCTTTTATGGAAGAATGGCTGGCCCGTTGCCGGTGAAGTATTCAAAGAGGGAACGTATGAGATTGAATCCGAGCGTAGAGGTTATGCCCTTGAACTTGCCGTCGATTTTGTACGTATGGAATATACCAGACACCGCTTCTGGGAAAAAGACGACACGCCCGTCGTACCCTTGAAACCGCAAACATTGGAAGACGTGATCGGAACTTGGCCACAAGGAAAAATCAACGTAAGAATCGGTGATTATATGTTCCGTCCTCATCAGAAGTGGACCATTACTGCCGTGCCCAATGGGGGCGGATACCTGGGCGGCCCTTATTACAAGATTGTGATTGAAGGAACCAATCGTGCACTGGCCGCTACAGCAGGTGCGGAAATCATGACTGTTCCTGAATTCACAGGAGCCCCCGAACAACTGTGGCGAATCGACCAGTTGACAGACGGCACCTACCGAATCATGCCCAAAAAAGTGCCGGGAACAGACAAGGAACTGGTTCTGGTGTCCGTAGGCGACAGCACTCCATCTCTCGGCATATTCGATATGAACAGTGACAATTCCAAATGGAATTTCCGCGACCATTAG
- a CDS encoding alpha/beta hydrolase codes for MKKQILFWSMMSWMVSVGLPSFAQTVEDFKPSEVNQPGKLYPQVNSERKVRVQISAPEAKVVQLDLGGVKYDLTKDEKGVWTGESAPQQEGFHYYQLNVDGAAVPDPGTIYFYGAGRWGSGIEVPAHDADFYALKDVPHGLLSEMNYYSNLTKAWRRCFVYTPAGYGDNKDKRYPVLYLQHGSFEDETGWGRQGKTNLILDNLIAAGKAVPMLVVMDNGYATKPGEKSPFAASIFEEVLMNEVIPMIDAKFRTLSGREDRAIAGLSMGANQTMHIAMNNPGHFAYYGGFSGTSNYPSTEPLDATTFLNGKFKDAKAVNVQFKVFFLGLGTAEPHPFPGVVKAFRQMMDKQGIKYVYYESPDTAHEWLTWRRALNEFAPLLFK; via the coding sequence ATGAAGAAACAAATTTTATTTTGGAGTATGATGTCATGGATGGTAAGCGTAGGCTTACCATCTTTTGCGCAGACAGTGGAGGATTTCAAACCATCGGAAGTGAATCAACCGGGGAAGCTTTATCCTCAGGTCAATTCGGAGCGTAAGGTTCGTGTACAAATTTCGGCACCCGAAGCAAAGGTAGTACAACTCGATTTGGGTGGCGTGAAGTATGACCTTACCAAAGATGAAAAGGGTGTGTGGACAGGCGAGTCCGCTCCGCAACAGGAGGGATTCCATTATTACCAGCTGAATGTGGACGGAGCAGCTGTTCCTGATCCGGGTACCATTTATTTCTATGGAGCGGGTCGTTGGGGCAGTGGTATAGAGGTTCCGGCTCATGATGCCGATTTCTATGCCTTGAAAGATGTTCCTCACGGCTTGCTGAGTGAGATGAATTATTATTCCAATCTGACAAAAGCATGGAGGCGTTGTTTTGTTTATACTCCGGCGGGATATGGGGATAATAAAGATAAACGTTACCCGGTGCTTTATCTGCAACATGGTAGTTTTGAGGACGAAACGGGATGGGGAAGACAAGGTAAGACCAATTTGATTCTGGACAATCTGATTGCCGCCGGAAAGGCAGTTCCTATGTTGGTGGTAATGGACAATGGATACGCTACGAAGCCCGGTGAAAAGTCGCCTTTTGCTGCTTCTATTTTTGAAGAAGTGCTGATGAACGAAGTCATTCCGATGATTGATGCGAAGTTTCGTACCTTATCCGGTCGTGAAGACCGCGCCATTGCAGGATTGTCGATGGGGGCTAACCAAACTATGCATATTGCCATGAATAATCCCGGGCATTTTGCCTATTATGGTGGTTTCAGTGGTACGTCCAATTATCCGAGTACCGAACCGCTGGATGCAACTACTTTCCTTAATGGGAAGTTTAAAGATGCTAAGGCTGTAAACGTTCAGTTTAAGGTTTTCTTTCTGGGACTTGGTACGGCCGAACCGCATCCTTTCCCCGGAGTAGTAAAGGCTTTCCGGCAGATGATGGACAAACAGGGAATTAAATATGTGTATTATGAATCTCCCGATACGGCCCATGAATGGCTCACGTGGCGCAGAGCATTGAATGAGTTTGCTCCGCTTCTTTTTAAATAA